The nucleotide sequence TGCGGCGCGACGGCGCAGCCGCGACCGCCTCGCTCGACGTCACCTGGACGCTGCCCGGCGACGTGCCCTGGCGCTACTCGACGCCCGTCCGGCTCCAGGAGCGCGACGGACGCTGGCTCGTCACCGGCCCGTCCGAGGGCTCGCCCTGGCACCCGGAGCTCGCCGCCGGCGACCGGTTCTCCCTCGAGCGGACGGCCCCCGGCCGCGGTGACCTGCTCGACCGCGACGGCGAGCCGCTCATGCCGCAGGGCACCGTCTACCAGGTGCAGCTCGACCCGGTCCGCGCCGACGCCGCGGGCGCCGCGGCGCTCGAGGAGGTCACCGGCGTGCGGGCCGGCTCGGTGGTCGAGGCGCTCGCGCAGCGCACGAAGAGCGGCTCGCAGGCCCCCATCCCGGTCATCACCTACCGCGAGTCCGACTACCGCTCCCGCAAGGCGCGCCTCGACGCCATCACCGGGGTCATCGCGCCGAGCGCGACCCAGCCGCTCGGGCGCACCCGCACCTTCGGCCAGCCCCTCCTCGGCACGGTCGGCGAGGTGACGGCCGAGGTCGTGCAGCAGAGCGACGGGCGCTACGTCGCCGGCGACCGCTCGGGCATCAGCGGCCTGCAGCGCCAGTACGACAGCGAGCTCGCCGGGCGCCCCGGGCTCACCGTCCGGGCCGGTGACACGAGCGTGCTCGAGGTCGCGCCGACCGACGGGGCCGACGTCTCGACCTCGCTCGACCCGTCCGTCCAGGAGGCGGCCGAGCAGGCCCTCGAGGAGTCGAGCCTCACGGTGCCCGGCGCCGTCGTCGCGGTCGACGTCCGCAGCGGCGAGGTGCTGGCCGCCGCGAGCTCGCCGAGCAACGGCTTCGACCGCGCGCTGACGGGCAAGTACCCCCCGGGCTCGACGTTCAAGATCGCCTCGACCTACGCCTACCTGACCCGCGGCATCACGACCCCGACGAGCACCGTCGCCTGCCCGAAGACCGTGACCGTCGACGGCCGCTCCTTCCGCAACTACGCCGGCGAGTCCATCCCCGGCGCGGTGCCCTTCGCGCAGGACTTCGCGCACTCGTGCAACACCGCGTTCATCTCGCTCTCGCAGGAGCTCGGCACGACCGACCTCACGCAGGCGGCGAAGGCGCTCGGCATCGGGTCCGGCTGGGCCTCCTCGCTCGGCGTCGACGGCGCGTTCGACGGCAGCATCCCCGAGACGCGCAAGGGCACCGACCAGGCGGCGGCCGTCATCGGCCAGGCCCGCACCGAGGTCTCGCCGCTCGCCCTCGCCGTCATGTCGGGCAGCATCGCCCGGGGCACCTCCGTCGCACCGGTCCTCGTCCGGGGCGACTCGACGCCACGGCCCACCCCCCTCGACGGGCAGGCCGTCGCCCAGCTGCGGGCGATGATGGCCGAGGTCGTCTCGAGCGGCACCGCGACCACCCTGCGCGGCACGCCCGGCGGGACCGTCCGCGGCAAGACCGGGACCGCCGACCACGGCGTCGACGAGAAGCCGTACACGTGGTTCACCGGGTACCAGGGCCAGGTCGCGTTCGCCGTCCTCGTCGAGGAGGGCGTGAGCGGCGGGCAGACCGCGGCGCCGGTCGCCAAGCGCTTCCTCACCGCCCTCGCCGACCGCTGACGCCGGCCGGCCCCGGACATCGACCGGGCCCCTGACGCCGACGACCCCGCCCGGTGCACCCGGGCGGGGTCGTCGTCAGTCGGAGGAGACCGGCGTCAGATCGGTCGGACCTGCTCGGCCTGCGGGCCCTTGGGGCCCTGGGTGACCTCGTACTCGACCTTCTGGTTCTCGTCCAGGCTGCGGTAGCCCTGGCTGTCGATGGCGGAGTAGTGAACGAACACGTCGGGGCCGCCACCGTCCTGGGCGATGAAACCAAAGCCCTTCTCGGCGTTGAACCACTTCACGGTGCCCTGTGCCATGTGCGGGGTACGTCCTTTTCCTGTGTGTCACTCGCCCGGCACACTGCGCACCGGCCGTGGATGCGACTCCAGCCCCCTGTGGCGCGAGGGTAGTTCGACCTTCGAGGTACTGCTGTTGCTGCAACCGGCCACGAAACTAGCAGAGACCGCCACGTCGCGCCGGGTCCGCGACGGCCGCGTCCACGGAGCGGGCGAGCCTCCCGCTCAGCCCCGCCGGAAGCGGCTGACGAGGACGTCGCAGTCGGCCTCGACGAGCAGCCGGACGGCCGTCCCGCCGCCCGAGCGCGACCGGGTGCCGTCGCGCAGCCCGACGACGAGCAGCCGCGCGTCGCAGCTGCGGACCGCCTCGAGCAGCTCGTCCGCGGGCGCGAGGCCCCGGGAGGGCTGGCGCACCTCCACGGGCACGCCCCGGGCGACGAGCCCGGCGCACATCGACTCGATGTCGCCCCGCTGCGCGCGACCGACCCCGCGCGGGTCGGCGTCCGCCCCGGCGTTGACGACGACGAGGGGCTCGGCGTGCCGCTCGGCCTCGGCGAGCGCGACCTCGAGGGCGGCGAGGCCATCGCTGCGGGGGACGTACCCGACGACGATCGTCATCGTGGGTTCACCTCCGCGAGAGCGCGACCGGACGCACGCCGGACGGCGCCCGGCGGCAGGTGGGGGCCCGGCCCGTGCCGGCGTGCCGCGGCCGGGGTGGTGTCCGGCACCACGACGACCCGGCTCGTGCGGGCACTGCGGGGTCAGGGGCAACGGGTGCCCCCGGGGCGTGGCGCCGCACCTGTTGACAGGTGCAGGTGCGGCGCCACGGGATCAGGACGGGGTGAGCGTCTTGGCGCCGGTCATGATCGCGACGCCCTCTCCCATGTCGTGCGACTGCGGGGTGATGACGCCCGCGCAGCCCCCGAGCCGCTGGATGTGGATGCGGTCGGCGACGTCCCACACGTGCGGCATGTTGTGGCTGATGAGGATGACCGCGAGACCGTTGTCGCGCAGCTGCTTCACCATGTCGAGGACCATCCCCGACTCCTTGACGCCGAGCGCGGCCGTGGGCTCGTCGAGGACGACGACCTTCGACCCGAACGCTGCGGCCCGGGCGACGGCGACTGCCTGACGCTGCCCACCGGAGAGCGTCTCGACCGCCTGGCTCATGTTCTGGATCGTCTGGATGCCGAGGCCCTGGACGGACTCGCCGGCCCGCTTCTCCATGCCGCCCTTGTCGAGCATCCGGAACACCGAGCCGAGGACGCCCTTGCGACGCTCCTCGCGACCCAGGTACAGGTTGCTCGCGATGTCGAGGGCGGGGATGACGGCGAGCTGCTGGTACACCGTCTCGATGCCCGCGTCCCGCGCGTCCTGCGGCCGCCGGAAGGCGACCTCCTTGCCGTCGAGCCGCAGCTGGCCGGAGTCCGGCAGGTACGCCCCGGTGAGGCACTTGATGAGCGTCGACTTGCCGGCGCCGTTGTCGCCGATGACCGCGAGCACCTCGCCCCGGTAGAGGTCGAGGCTCACCCCGTCGAGGCCGACGACGCGCCCGAAGGTGATGACGAGGTCGCGCGCCGAGAGGATCGGGTCCGCCTCGTAGATGTGCCGCTTGGCCTCGGGGAGGTGGTCGACCGTCAGGGGCAGCTTGTCGATGGTGCTCATGCCTTGACCTTCCGGATCCACTGGTCGATGGCGACCGCGAGGATGACGAGGACGCCGGTCGCGAGGTAGCGCCACTGCTGGTTGACGCCGAGCTGCGAGAGCCCGAACGAGAACGCCTGGACGATGAGCGCGCCGATGAGGGTGCCGATGAGCCGGCCCCGCCCGCCGAACAGGCTCGTGCCGCCGATGACGACCGCGGTGATCGACGCGAGGTTCGCGTCCGGCACCGCGTTCGGGGTGGCGGCGCCCGCCCGGCCGATGAGGATCCACGCCGCGAGGCCGTAGATGAGACCGGCCACGGTGTAGACGCCGAGGAGGATGCGGCGGCTCGGGACACCGGAGAGCCGCGAGGACTCGGCGTCGTCACCGACGGCGTAGACGTAGCGCCCCCAGGCGGTCTGCGACAGCACGAAGGCCATCACCGCGTAGATGAGGACGACGACGACGATCCCCCAGGTGAGCCGGAAGGACCCGATCCCGAAGCCCTCACCGAGGAAGTTGAGGATCCGCGGCAGGTGCTCGGCCTGGATGCTCTCGCCTCCCGAGTAGAGCAGCGCGATGGCCGTGAAGATGCTCAGGGTGCCGAGGGTGACGATGAACGGCGGCAGGTTGATCCGCGTCACGAGCAGGCCGTTGAGCAGGCCGGCGAGCGTGGCGAGGGCCACCCCGATGAGCAGGGCGAGCAGGCCGGGCATCCCGCCGTCACGGGCGAGGGAGGCCATGACCATCATCGAGAGCACCATGATCGCGCCGACCGAGAGGTCGATGCCCGCGGTGAGGATGACGATGGTCTGGCCGACCGCCAGCGCGGCGACGACCGCGGTCTGCTGCAGGAGGATCCCCATCGAGCTCGGCGTGAAGAACGTCGGGGTCGCGATGAAGAAGGCGAGGAACGCCACGAACAGCAGGAACAGCGGACTGAGCCAGGGCCGCTTGTGCAGGAGGTTCTGCACCCGCTGGAGGGGCGACTGCTGCCGCCGAGCGAACTCGGCGGCAGCAGAACCGGTGGTGGAGCTCATGCTCAGTTGCCCCAGCAGATCTCGGAGCCCTTGGTGGAGTCGATGCTCTCGACGCCGTCCACGGGCTTGTCGGTGACCAGCGCGACGCCGGTGTCGAAGAAGTCGAGGCCCTCGGTGGTCTTCGGCTTCTCGCCGCCGCGGGCGATCTTGGCGATCGCCTCCATGCCGAGGGTCGCCATCTTCAGCGGGTACTGCTGGGCGGTGGCGCCGATGACGCCCTCCTTGACGGAGTTGACGCCGGCGCAGCCACCGTCGACGGAGACGATCGTCGCCTGGGTGCCGGCCGCCTTGAGGGCGGCGTTGGCGCCGACGGCGGCGGGCTCGTTGATCGTGTAGACGAGGTTGATGGCCGGGTTCTTCGCGAGGCACTTCTCCATCGCGGTGCGGCCGCCGTCCTCGGCGCCGTTGCTGGCCTCGTTGCAGACGATCGTGTAGTCGCCGCCCTTGCCACCGGTGTACGTGCCGGTGGCGGCCTCGTCGCCGTTCTTCTTGCCGTCGGCGACGTCGATGCCCATGCCCTCGAGGAAGCCCTGGTCGCGGTTGTAGTCGACCGAGACGATCTTGTCGTCGAAGAGGTCGAGCAGCGCGATGACGGCGGGCTTGCCGTCGAGCGTGGCCGCGGCCCACTCGCCGTCGAGCTTGCCGGCCGAGCGGTTGTCGGTGGCGAAGGTGATGTCGACGGTGTCGGCCGGGTCCGGCGGGGTGTCGAGGGCGATGACGTAGAGGCCGGCGTCGCGGGCCTTCTTGATCGCCGCGTTGACGCCGGTGGACATCGGCGTGATGAGGATGCCCTTGTCGCCGCGGGCGATCGCGTCCTCGATGGCCGTGATCTGGCCCTGGTCGTCGCCCTCCTGCTTGCCGGAGGCGACGGTGAGCTTGACGTTGTTCTTGCCGGCGTCGGCCTGCGCGCCCTTCTGCATGGCGACGAAGAACGGGTTGGTGGAGTCCTTGGTGATGAGGGTGACGCCGACGGCGGCCTCTCCACCGGAGCCGGTGTCGGCGGTGCTGCCGCGGTTGCACGCGGTGCTGGTGAGGGCGAGGCCGACGATCGCGGCCGAGACGACGGCGCGACGGGCGGTGCGCGTCGTGGGGATCTGACGGAGCTGCATGTCCGTGACTCTCCTTTGAGTACTGGGCTGGACCGAACGACGCTGCCTCGTGACAACGTTGTCAGGGCATAGTTGTACCGTCTGCTTGCGCTCAGGTCAAGAGATGGGTTACACCTTGTGACATGGCCGTGACATCGTTGTCAGGAGAGAGTCGCCCGAGGGCGACCATGCGGGACGTCGCGGCCCTGGCGGGGGTGAGCCTCAAGACCGTCTCCCGCGTCGTCAACGAGGAGGCCGGCGTCTCGGCCGACGTCCGCGAGCGCGTGACCGCCGCCGTGCAGCGCCTCGACTACCGGCCCAACCTCGCCGCGAGCAACCTGCGCCGCACCGGGGCCCGCTCCGGCCTCATCGGCGCGCTCGTCCAGGACGTCTCGAACTCGTTCTCCGCCGGGCTGCTCCGCTCCCTCGAGGACGCGGCCCGCGCCCACCGCACCGGCGTGCTGGCGGCCAGCCTCGACGAGGGGGCCCAGCGCGAGCAGGAGCTCGTCCACGACCTCGTGACCCGACGGGTCGACGGCCTCGTCCTCATGCCGGCGAGCGAGCGGCAGGACTACCTCGTCGCCGAGCTGCGCACCGGCACACCGGCGGTCTTCGTCGACCGGCCCCCGCGCGGCGTCGACGTCGACTCGGTCGTCGTCGACAACCTCCTCGGCGGGCGGATGGCCGCCGAGCACCTCCTCGACCAGGGGCACCGCCGCATCGCCGCGCTCTTCCACCTGCCGACGCTCACGACGGCCCAGCAGCGCCGCGAGGGCTTCACGGCGGCGCACACCGACCGCGGGCTGCGCCCCGACCCGCGGCTCGTCGTCGACGGCATCACCTCCACCGACGAGGCGAGCGAGGTCGTCCACCGGCTGCTCGACCTCGACTCCCCACCGACGGCCGTCTTCGCCGGGCGCAACATCCTCGCCTCCGGGGCCGTGCGGGCGCTGCGCGAGCGGGGGGTGCACCACGAGGTCGCCCTCGTCGGCTTCGACGACTTCCCGCTGGCCGACCTCCTCGACCCGCCGCTGACCGTCGTCCGCCAGGACGTGACGAAGATCGGCCGGCTCGTCGCCGAGCGGCTCTTCGCCCGCATCGGGGGCGACACCTCGGCGCCGCAGCACCTCGTCGTCGACCCGACGCTCGTCCGGCGCGGGTCGGGCGAGATCCTTCCGCGCGCCTGAGGTCCGTTCCGGCACAGCAGCACTCGGGAGTCACAGCTCCTTGCGCAGATGGACGTCCGCGACGCCGCGCGTCGGCACGTCCTCCCACCGGAAGAGCTCGCGATAGCCGGCACGCTCGTAGAAGGCGGGCGCCTGGAACGTGAACGACGTGACGAACACGTGCGCGCAGCCGCGCCGGCGCGCCTCGTCCTCGAAGGCCTCGAGCAGGCGCCGGCCGACGCCCGTGGCGCGCTGGTCCTCGCGCACCCACGTCATCCCGATGCCCGCCGCGACGCCCCAGGTCCACCCGGACACCCCGGCCACCAGCTCGCCGTCGTCGTCCGTGGCCCGCACGGTCAGCTCCTCCGCCGGAGCCAGCCCCGGTGTCGCGGACGCGTTCACGCGGTCGAGCTCGTCGGAGAGCCGCTGGTCGAGCTCGGTGTCGGACGTCCCGGTCGTCAGGCGCATCCGACCATCCTCGCCGATGCCCGGGCCGCAGTCAGCGCAGCAGGTGGCGGGCGCGCGTCATCAGGTAGACGCCGAACGCGACGAGCCCCAGCGACACGACCGCGAGCGCGTACCGGCCCGCGGGGACGTCCTGGAGGAAGCGCAGCGCCCCGTCGATGCCGGTCGAGGCGCTGACGTCGTGCGTCCACGCGGCGATGACGAACAGCAGCCCGACGATGCCGAACGCGACCCCGCGCGCGACGAACCCGACGATGCCGACGAGCACGAGCGCCCGGCCGGGGCGGCGGGCGAGGTCGACGAGGAAGTCGCGCGTCAGGCCCGACCAGATGCTGAAGACCCCCACGCCGGCGACGGCGATCCCGGCGCCGACGACGAGCAGGACGCCGCCGGGCAGGGCGAGCAGGGTGCGCGTGATGCCGACCGTCGAGTCCCGGCTCGTCTGGCCGGCGCCGATCGCGAAGGCGGCGGCCGCCCACGCCACCGTCGCGTAGGCGATGCCGTCGGCCGCGTGCTCGAGCCGCTTGAGGCGCGTGTGGCAGTGGCGGCCGGTGATGGCCCGGGCGAGGTTCCAGACGGTGACGACCGCGAAGCCGACGAACCCGACCCAGAGGACGGCCCGCCCGCCGAGCGAGGTCGCGATCGAGGTGAGCGCGCCCGACTCGTCGGCGGTGCTGCGGCTGTGCCCGAGCCAGACGATCTGCAGGCCGGCCCAGCCCATCGCGGCGTGGAGGAGCCCGTCGAGGAAGAAGCCCAGCCGCGCACCGGTGCTCACCGCGGCGTGCGTCTCGGCGACCTCGGCCGCCTGCGCGGTCGCCTCGGCCACCTGGTGCGCCGTCTCCGCGACCGCCTCGGTGGCGTCGTGCGCGGCGTCCATCGCCCCCTGGGCCGCGTCGACCACGGGCGCCGCGAGGTCGGCCGCCGCCTCGCGGACCTGATCGAGCGGCCCTGCGTCGTCGGGCACGGGGGTGGCGGCGCTCGGGGGTGGGGTGGTGCTCACCCTCGGGCCCGGTGCGGCGGGGGCGCCTCGTCGACGTTGACCGTCGGGATGCCCGTGCCGGCGCGCGCGATGACGGCGAGCGACGGCTCGCGGCCGGGGTTGGACTCGCGGTGCACGGTGAACGCCGGCACCTGCACGTAGCTGCCGGGCACGGCGTCGACCCATCCCTCGACGCCCTGGCACTCCAGGCGCAGGACCCCGCGCACGACGTAGAGGACGCTGCTGTTGCTGTCGTGGTGGTGCCAGCCCGAGACCGCGCCCGGCTCGGTGACGACCTGGCCGGCCCACAGCCCCGGCATCTCGAAGGCCCGCCGGCGCAGCATCCCCGAGGTCGGGTCGGCGTCGACGAGCTCGGCGTCGGTTACGACGCGCACCGGCTGGTGGTCCACCCGCCCACGGTAGCCACCCCAGCTCCCCCCGCCCCCCACTCCTCGCGCATCCCACCCGACTTATTGCGAGTTCCGCCGCCCGACACGCCCCCGCACAGCGCGTCGACCGGCTCAACTCGCAATCAGTGGGGCAGCACGCGTCCCCGGTCACCCGACTTCTTGCGCATCCACCACCTCCCAGCCCCTCCGCAGGGCCCCTCGAGGTGGCGGATGGGCAATCGGTCGGATGCTCCCCGCCGCCGACCCAGCCCACTTGTTGCGAGTTCCGCCGCCCGACACGCCCCCGCACAGCGCGTCGACCGGCTCAACTCGCAATCAGTGGGGAAGCACGGGCTCCCGCCCGGGATCGGCGGAGGGCGTGGGACTCCGGCTCGCGCCTCGTCCCTCGGCGCGTGCCTCCCCGTCATCTCCCGCCCTGCGCCGCTCCCGGCGGTCGCGGGCTCCCGCCCGGGATCGGCGGAGGGCGTGGGATTCGAACCCACGATGACGTTGCCGCCATAGCGGTTTTCAAGACCGCCGCACTAGGCCACTATGCGAGCCCTCCAACGGCGCCGGACGTCACGCGCCCGGACCGCCCGCCCAGCGTAGGACCCCGCCCGGCCGGACCACCGCGCCGGGCGGCGCCGGGC is from Arthrobacter sp. NEB 688 and encodes:
- a CDS encoding penicillin-binding transpeptidase domain-containing protein — its product is MTRRTGWVLGVVVALVLAAGGGAWWVLARGTAQDDAARAALARYAAAWAGKDLSAVPFSGSGAPADFTAAVEGLGSATVSARPGSLRRDGAAATASLDVTWTLPGDVPWRYSTPVRLQERDGRWLVTGPSEGSPWHPELAAGDRFSLERTAPGRGDLLDRDGEPLMPQGTVYQVQLDPVRADAAGAAALEEVTGVRAGSVVEALAQRTKSGSQAPIPVITYRESDYRSRKARLDAITGVIAPSATQPLGRTRTFGQPLLGTVGEVTAEVVQQSDGRYVAGDRSGISGLQRQYDSELAGRPGLTVRAGDTSVLEVAPTDGADVSTSLDPSVQEAAEQALEESSLTVPGAVVAVDVRSGEVLAAASSPSNGFDRALTGKYPPGSTFKIASTYAYLTRGITTPTSTVACPKTVTVDGRSFRNYAGESIPGAVPFAQDFAHSCNTAFISLSQELGTTDLTQAAKALGIGSGWASSLGVDGAFDGSIPETRKGTDQAAAVIGQARTEVSPLALAVMSGSIARGTSVAPVLVRGDSTPRPTPLDGQAVAQLRAMMAEVVSSGTATTLRGTPGGTVRGKTGTADHGVDEKPYTWFTGYQGQVAFAVLVEEGVSGGQTAAPVAKRFLTALADR
- a CDS encoding cold-shock protein; this translates as MAQGTVKWFNAEKGFGFIAQDGGGPDVFVHYSAIDSQGYRSLDENQKVEYEVTQGPKGPQAEQVRPI
- a CDS encoding universal stress protein, translated to MTIVVGYVPRSDGLAALEVALAEAERHAEPLVVVNAGADADPRGVGRAQRGDIESMCAGLVARGVPVEVRQPSRGLAPADELLEAVRSCDARLLVVGLRDGTRSRSGGGTAVRLLVEADCDVLVSRFRRG
- a CDS encoding ATP-binding cassette domain-containing protein, with product MSTIDKLPLTVDHLPEAKRHIYEADPILSARDLVITFGRVVGLDGVSLDLYRGEVLAVIGDNGAGKSTLIKCLTGAYLPDSGQLRLDGKEVAFRRPQDARDAGIETVYQQLAVIPALDIASNLYLGREERRKGVLGSVFRMLDKGGMEKRAGESVQGLGIQTIQNMSQAVETLSGGQRQAVAVARAAAFGSKVVVLDEPTAALGVKESGMVLDMVKQLRDNGLAVILISHNMPHVWDVADRIHIQRLGGCAGVITPQSHDMGEGVAIMTGAKTLTPS
- a CDS encoding ABC transporter permease — encoded protein: MSSTTGSAAAEFARRQQSPLQRVQNLLHKRPWLSPLFLLFVAFLAFFIATPTFFTPSSMGILLQQTAVVAALAVGQTIVILTAGIDLSVGAIMVLSMMVMASLARDGGMPGLLALLIGVALATLAGLLNGLLVTRINLPPFIVTLGTLSIFTAIALLYSGGESIQAEHLPRILNFLGEGFGIGSFRLTWGIVVVVLIYAVMAFVLSQTAWGRYVYAVGDDAESSRLSGVPSRRILLGVYTVAGLIYGLAAWILIGRAGAATPNAVPDANLASITAVVIGGTSLFGGRGRLIGTLIGALIVQAFSFGLSQLGVNQQWRYLATGVLVILAVAIDQWIRKVKA
- a CDS encoding substrate-binding domain-containing protein, which codes for MQLRQIPTTRTARRAVVSAAIVGLALTSTACNRGSTADTGSGGEAAVGVTLITKDSTNPFFVAMQKGAQADAGKNNVKLTVASGKQEGDDQGQITAIEDAIARGDKGILITPMSTGVNAAIKKARDAGLYVIALDTPPDPADTVDITFATDNRSAGKLDGEWAAATLDGKPAVIALLDLFDDKIVSVDYNRDQGFLEGMGIDVADGKKNGDEAATGTYTGGKGGDYTIVCNEASNGAEDGGRTAMEKCLAKNPAINLVYTINEPAAVGANAALKAAGTQATIVSVDGGCAGVNSVKEGVIGATAQQYPLKMATLGMEAIAKIARGGEKPKTTEGLDFFDTGVALVTDKPVDGVESIDSTKGSEICWGN
- a CDS encoding LacI family DNA-binding transcriptional regulator — its product is MRDVAALAGVSLKTVSRVVNEEAGVSADVRERVTAAVQRLDYRPNLAASNLRRTGARSGLIGALVQDVSNSFSAGLLRSLEDAARAHRTGVLAASLDEGAQREQELVHDLVTRRVDGLVLMPASERQDYLVAELRTGTPAVFVDRPPRGVDVDSVVVDNLLGGRMAAEHLLDQGHRRIAALFHLPTLTTAQQRREGFTAAHTDRGLRPDPRLVVDGITSTDEASEVVHRLLDLDSPPTAVFAGRNILASGAVRALRERGVHHEVALVGFDDFPLADLLDPPLTVVRQDVTKIGRLVAERLFARIGGDTSAPQHLVVDPTLVRRGSGEILPRA
- a CDS encoding GNAT family N-acetyltransferase, which produces MRLTTGTSDTELDQRLSDELDRVNASATPGLAPAEELTVRATDDDGELVAGVSGWTWGVAAGIGMTWVREDQRATGVGRRLLEAFEDEARRRGCAHVFVTSFTFQAPAFYERAGYRELFRWEDVPTRGVADVHLRKEL
- a CDS encoding DUF1206 domain-containing protein, giving the protein MSTTPPPSAATPVPDDAGPLDQVREAAADLAAPVVDAAQGAMDAAHDATEAVAETAHQVAEATAQAAEVAETHAAVSTGARLGFFLDGLLHAAMGWAGLQIVWLGHSRSTADESGALTSIATSLGGRAVLWVGFVGFAVVTVWNLARAITGRHCHTRLKRLEHAADGIAYATVAWAAAAFAIGAGQTSRDSTVGITRTLLALPGGVLLVVGAGIAVAGVGVFSIWSGLTRDFLVDLARRPGRALVLVGIVGFVARGVAFGIVGLLFVIAAWTHDVSASTGIDGALRFLQDVPAGRYALAVVSLGLVAFGVYLMTRARHLLR
- a CDS encoding cupin domain-containing protein, translated to MDHQPVRVVTDAELVDADPTSGMLRRRAFEMPGLWAGQVVTEPGAVSGWHHHDSNSSVLYVVRGVLRLECQGVEGWVDAVPGSYVQVPAFTVHRESNPGREPSLAVIARAGTGIPTVNVDEAPPPHRARG